GAGGCCGGTTCGCTGGGTCTCGCCGGGCCGCGCGCCCGGCTGGCGGGGCTGGCCCGCGCCACGGTGGCGCAACTGGCCGCGCTGCACTCCCCCTTCGACCTGGAGATCGTGCTCATCTCCACGGACCGCTGCCGCTCCCTGGAGGAGCGGCGGCGCGAGTGGTCCTGGCTGGGGTGGCTGCCGCATCTGCGCCCGATGCACGGGCAGGACTGCCGACTCCTTCTCGCCTACGACCGTGAGCAGGCGGCCGCCCGTACGGCCGAGCTGGTCCGCCGCCTCGACGAGGGCCCGCTCGGTCCCGGCTGGCCGAACCTGGAGCGCACCGAGGTGGCCGACGCGGCCCGCGCGCACTCGGGCCCGCACACGGTGGTGGTGCTGGACGGCGACCCCGGTACGGCGGCGCTGCGCGAGACGACGGCACGGCTGGCGGGTGCGGGGGCGGCGGCGGGCATCCATCTGATCTGCCTGGCCGAGACCCCGGCGGCCTCGCCCACCTCCCCGGTGGACGCGACGTACGACGCCGCCTGCCGGGCCTCCATCGCCTTCCGCGAGTGCGGGGCGGTGGCGATGCTGAGCGGCGATGTGGCGACGGCGTTGCGGCTGCTGCGTACCGCGGGCGGTCAGGCGGCGGGGCACGGCGCGGTGGCCGCGGTGGACGCGGTCTCGGCCGCCTGGGCCGAGCGGTTCGGGCGGGCGCTGGCGCCCCTGCGCGACGAGGGCTCGGCCGCGCTGGCGGGCCGCCCCACGACGGCGGCGCTGCCGCCCTCGGCCCGACTGCTGGACGAGCTGGGCCTGGCCCGGGCGACCCCGGCGTCGCTGATGGCCCGCTGGGCCTCCACGGCGGACCACCAGCCGGGTGCCTCGGCCCCGGCGGCCGTCCCTCCGTCCCGCGCGGACCTGGAGACCCCCGGCTCGGGCCGCACCCTGAGCACGGGCCCCCGCGTGGGCCCCCAACGCACGGTCACCCCGGACGGCCACCGCTCCCAGGACACCTCCGCTTCGGGCCGTACGCCGCACCCGGGCGCGGGCGAGGGCGGCTCGGGCCGGACGGCGTACCCGGGCGCGGCGGAGGACCGGGGCTCCGGCCGCACTCCCCACCCCCGGGCCGACACCCGGGACTCCGGCCGCACCCTCTACCCCGGCACGGACGACCTGGACCACGGGCACACCCCGTACCCGGCCGCCGAGGCCCATGGCTCCGGGCGTACGCCGTACCCCGCACCCACCGCCCCCCGCGTGGGCCCGCAGGCCGGTGAGGCGCAGGTCAGTTGCCCGCCGCACGCCGGGCGGCCCGTGCTCGTGCTCGGGGCCGGGCCCCGGGGTGCCCTCAGCGTCGATCTCGCCGACGAGGGGCCGCACCTGCTCATCGAGGGCCCGGCGGGCAGCGGCCGTACCGAGCTGCTGCGCGCCATCGCCGCCTCCCTCGCCTCCGCCGCCCGGCCCGACCGGCTCGGCATCCTGCTGGTCGACGGCGCCGGCGGGAAGCCCGAGGAGCGCGACAGCTCAGCACCGGGGCTGCTCCCCTGTACGGAGCTGCCGCACGTCTTCACCCACCTCGTCGCCTCCGACCCGGTCCGGATGCGGGAGTTCGCGCAGGCCCTGGGCGGCGAGCTGAAGCGCCGCGCCGAGCTGCTCGGCCCGCTGGACTTCACCGCCTGGCACGCCCGGCAGGCGGAAGCGGCCCAGCGGCAGGAGGAGCCCCGGCGCATCGTGGGCCAGCGTCCGCCGAGCGGCGCCGAGCGCCGGGGCGACCTGGACTCCCCGGCCAGCGGCACACTGCGGCTGCGCCATGTCGCCGCCCGGACGCCGGACCCGGGCCCCTCGCCCCTGCCGCGCCTGGTCGTGCTCGCCGACGACTTCGACGCACTGGTCGCTCCGGGGCTCGGCAGCCCCGGCCGCCCCTCAGCCGGTTCCGTGGTGCGGGCGCTGGAGGCCGTGGCCCGGGACGGCGGCCGGCTCGGGGTGCACCTGGTCGCCACCTCGGCGCGCCCGGACCGCACGGAGGACACCGAGCTGGCCCGGGGGGCGCGGCTGCGCATCGTGCTGGACGCCCCGGTCCTGCCGCCCTCACCCGACGAACCGGCCCCGGGCCGGGGCAGGCTGGGCCACCCGGACGGCCGGGTGACCCCGTTCCAGGGAGGCCGCGTCACGGGCCGCATCCCGCGTACGGCGACGCTGCGGCCCACCGTCGTACCGCTGGAGTGGGAGCGGATGGGCGATCCGCCGACCCGCCGCCCGGTCCGCGAGCTGGGCAACGGGCCGACGGACCTGGCACTGCTGGCCAGCGCCCTGGAGCGCGCGGCCCGTTCGGTGAACGCCGAGCGGCTGCCCCCGCTGATCCCGTTCCCGCCGTGAGCCCCTGGGCCGGACGATGGGGACGAACCTGACGAGCCCCTGACCCCGCCCCCCCCGTTATGTTTTTCGCGGTCCTGCAAGAGGGCCGCTGGCCTCCGGGCCCGGCATGACTGTTGCCCCCTGTCGAACGGATGACCTGGGGGGGTGGTGTCACCGGGCCCGAGGGGTGCCGTCGGAGACGCTGATGAGAGGTCCGACCACCGCCCGGCCGGGCGCAATGCCCGGCCGCTTACGGGCGGCAGGTCTGCATAACGTGGATGCGCGAGAACGGCCCCGACGCCCAGGCCAGCACGGGTATCGAGCAAGTGGGGGCACGATGATCGACACCAGCGGCGTAGGCGTCTTCCTGGGCCTGGATGTCGGCAAGACCGCTCATCACGGCCATGGACTGACCCCGGCCGGTAAGAAGGTCTTCGACAAGCCGCTGCCGAACAGCGAGCCTAAACTGCGGGCCGTCTTCGACAAGCTCCGCGACAAGTTCGGCACCGTCCTCGTGGTCGTGGACCAGCCCGCCTCGATCGGCGCCCTCCCGCTCGCGGTGGCCCGCGACGCGGGCTGCCACGTCGCCTACCTGCCCGGACTGGCGATGCGGCGGATCGCCGACCTCTACCCCGGCGAGGCCAAGACCGACGCGAAGGACGCCGCGGTGATCGCGGACGCCGCCCGCACCATGCCCCGCACACTGCGCTCACTGGAACTCACCGACGAGATCACCGCCGAGCTCACCGTGCTCGTGGGCTTCGACCAGGACCTCGCCGCCGAAGCCACCCGCACCTCCAACCGGATACGCGGCCTGCTCACCCAGTTCCATCCCAGCCTGGAACGAGTCCTCGGACCACGCCTGGACCACCAGGCCGTCACCTGGCTGCTGGAACGCCACGGATCCCCGGCCGCCCTGCGGAAAGCCGGCCGCCGCAGACTTGTCGAGCTGATCCGCCCGAAGGCCCCGCGCATGGCACAGCGGCTCATCGACGACGTCTTCGACGCGCTCGACGAACAGACCGTCGTCGTCCCCGGCACCGCAACCCTCGACGTGGTCATCCCGTCCCTGGCCCGCTCGCTCGCGGCCGTCCACGAACAACGCCGGGCCCTGGAAGCCCAGATCAACGAACTGCTGGAGGCCCACCCTCTTTCCCAGGTCCTGACGTCGCTGCCCGGCGTCGGCGTCAGGACCGCCGCAGTCCTCCTGGTCACCGTCGGCGACGGCAGTTCGTTCCCGAGCGCCGCCCACCTGGCCTCCTACGCCGGCCTCGCACCGGCAACCAAGTCGTCCGGGACCTCGATCCACGGCGAACACGCACCCAGAAGCGGAAACCGGCAGCTCAAACGCGCCATGTTCCTCTCCGCGTTCGCCGCCCTGCACGACCCCGCATCCCGCACCTACTACGACCGCTGCCGAGCCCGCGGCAAAACCCACACCCAGGCCCTCCTCCGCCTCGCCCGCCACCGCATCAGCGTCCTGTTCGCCATGCTCCGGGACGGCACCTTCTACGAGGCACGCCAGCCCGAGGTAGCCGCCGCATGACCACCTCGGGCTTGACGAAGGACATAGAGGCACCCCCCCCCCCCCCCCCCCCCCCCCCCCCCCCCCACGCGAGGCCACGGACCACCGGCCATGACGAGCCCCGACCCCGTCGGCCGCCACCGCCCCGAACCGCGTGCCCGACCTGGCACTCCTGTCCCTGCCCGCCCGTTCCTCACCTCATTCCGCCGCATTACCCGGCATCGGCTGATGTGACGTCACGAGGCCATCACGATCACCGTGTTGGCCCCGACGGCGGTATTGCGGGGCCCGTGCCCCGGGCGTAGGACTGTGCGCACGGACGACGCAGCCCGGGCGACGACAACGTGGTCGGGCGCGTACGGAAGAGACGGGGCAGGAATGCGTACAACCCTTTCCATACGCAGGGCCGCGCTCGTCCTCACGGCGGTCGGCGCTCTGGCGCTGACCGGCTGCGGGGACGGCGGCGGGTCGAAGAAGTCGGGCGACGGGACGGACAAGGGCACCGACAGCGCCCCCACCGTCACCCTGCCGAAGCTGGACGGGGAGAACATCTCCGTGGCCGCGGTCTGGACTGGACCCGAGCAGGCCAACTTCACCAAGGTGCTGGGCGAGTTCGAGAAGCGTACGGGCGCGAAGGTCACCTTCGTCCCGGCCCAGGACCCGATCGTCAACTTCCTCGGTACGAAGATCGCGGGTGGCCAGCCCCCGGACGTCGCGATGATCCCGCAGGTCGGCGCCATCCAGCAGGCGGTGGCCAAGAAGTGGGCCAAGCCGGTCGGCGACGAGGCGAAGGCCCAGCTGACGAAGAACTACGCCAAGGTCTGGCAGGACCTCGGGGCGGTGGACGGCACCCAGTACGGCGTGTACTTCAAGGCCGCCAACAAGTCCCTGATCTGGTACAACGCGGCGGCGTTCGACAACGCGGGCGCGAGTGAGCCGAAGACCTGGAAGGACTTCATCACCACCGCGGAGACCATCTCCGCCTCCGGTGTCACCCCGGTCTCCGTCGCGGGCGCCGACGGCTGGACACTCACCGACTGGTTCGAGAACGTCTACCTCTCCCAGGCGGGCCCGGAGAAGTACGACCAGCTCGCGAAGCACGAGATCCCGTGGACCGACCCCTCCGTCAAGGACGCGCTGACCACGCTGGCCGAGCTGTTCGGGAAGCCGGAGCTGATCGCGGGCGGCGCGGACGGGGCGCTCCAGACGGAGTTCCCGACCTCGGTGACCCAGACGTTCACCGGCGGCGACCAGCCCAAGGGCGCCATGGTCTTCGAGGGCGACTTCGTCTCCATCAACATCGCGCAGACCGAGGCGAAGATCGGTACGGACGCCAAGGTCTTCCCGTTCCCGGCGGTCGGCTCGGACTCCCCCGTGGTGACCGGTGGCGACGCGGCCGTGGCGCTGAAGGACTCCAAGGGCGCCCAGGCGCTGCTGACCTGGCTGGCGTCGGCGGACGCGGCGAAGATCTGGGCCGAGGCGGGCGGGTTCATCTCGCCGAACAAGTCCCTGGACGTGGCCGCGTACCCGAACGACGTGCAGCGCACGATGGCCGAGGCGCTCGTCGCGGCCGGTGACGACGTCCGCTTCGACATGTCCGACCAGGCCCCGCAGTCGTTCGGCGGGACGCCCGGCAAGGGTGAGTGGAAGATCCTCCAGGACTTCCTGAAGAACACGAAGGACATCGCTGGGGCCCAGCAGAAGCTGGAGTCCGAAGCGGCCAAGGCGTACAAGAGCTGACGCGGTGGCCACCACGAACGCGGAGGGCGCCGGTCCGGCGTCCTCCGCCTCCGCAGACACGGACCAGCGCCCGTCACCGAAGCCCGGCGGCAGAGGTGTGACCGGCACCCGCAGGGTCATCGCGGCGGCGTTCCTGCTGCCCGCGCTGGTGCTGCTCGGCGCCCTGGTGCTCTATCCGATCGGCTACTCGGTCTACCGGTCGTTCTTCGACCAGGCGGGCACCAGCTTCGCCGGGATCGACAACTACACGGCGCTGTTCACCGACGACACGATCCTCACCGCGGTGAAGAACAACGCGATCTGGGTGGTGTTCGCCCCGACCGTCGCCACCGCGCTCGGCCTGATCTTCGCGGTGCTCACCGAACGGATCCGCTGGGGCACGGCGTTCAAGCTGATCGTCTTCATGCCGATGGCGATCTCGATGCTGGCAGCGGGGATCATCTTCCGCCTCGTCTACGACCAGGCGCCCGAGCGCGGGGTGGCCAACGCCGTCGCGGTGGGCGTGCACGACACGTTCAACGAGTCGGCCGGCTACCCCAAGGCGCGTCCGCTGCCCGTGCACCCGCTGGAGAAGGGTGCGGGCGGGTCGTTCGTCTCCAAGGAGCCGGTACGGGCGGGGGAGAGCGTCCAGGTGCCGCTGGTCGGCGTGGCCCCGGGCAAGATGCCGGGCGACGCCCGCCCGGCGAAGGCGGCCCCGGCGGCGAAGGGTGACGAGATCACCGGCACCGCCTGGCTGGACTTCACCCGGGGCGGCGGCGGGAAACCCAATGTCGTCGACCCGGAGGAGCTGGGCCTGAAGGGCCTGAAGATCGAGGCGGTCAGGGACGGCAGGGTCGTCGCCACGGCGACCGCCGGGGCCGACGGGGTGTTCACCCTGCCCGCGTCGGCGGACGGCGCCCAACTGCGGCTGCCCGCCGACAACTTCCGCGAGCCGTACAACGGCGTCGACTGGCTCGGCCCGTCCCTGGTGACCCCCGCGATCATCGGGAGTTACGTGTGGATGTGGGCCGGGTTCGCGATGGTGCTGATCGCGGCCGGTCTGGCCGGCCTGCCACGCGAGCTGCTGGAGGCGGCCCGGGTGGACGGCGCCAACGAGTGGCAGGTGTTCCGGAGGATCACCGTGCCGATGCTGGCCCCGGTCCTGGCGGTGGTGCTGGTGACGCTGATGATCAACGTGTTGAAGGTCTTCGACCTGGTCTTCATCATCGCGCCGGGCTCGTCCCAGGACGACGCCAACGTCCT
This DNA window, taken from Streptomyces griseus subsp. griseus, encodes the following:
- a CDS encoding FHA domain-containing protein is translated as MQIRLTVLAPRSGQTPARACDVLVTAPAGTALAAVASGLAQAVSGPESSQGGGAVVLFAGRERLDSQRIALGEPPLMDGAVLSLQVPGEDEATDGPVPAQLHVVAGPDAGGVHLLHGGQIRIGRSAEADVPLDDPDVSRLHCAVTVSEDGRVSVADLGSTNGTSLDGTEVRDRPVRFPPGALLRLGESALRLTAGPRPVTLPTAPDGEGHLRVSRAEPEQHTPAPAFGGPSSSCSRAEPEGYEGPAGYEGQEPDGPETAARQGTHGGREQFPGGHVPFAPTGASTGGREPSGAGEAPRRGGIGAWARRLKGGGKAEQAQGPDQTARGPWPGAGASPSGCADSPEAAPPDPYAPSFASSGDAGGHLASPASPQSPFSAVPSAPEGTWPDPAAVLLTALGPGPRLWERHDGHPEALVVRLGTTERADVPSVPVTVGLREAGSLGLAGPRARLAGLARATVAQLAALHSPFDLEIVLISTDRCRSLEERRREWSWLGWLPHLRPMHGQDCRLLLAYDREQAAARTAELVRRLDEGPLGPGWPNLERTEVADAARAHSGPHTVVVLDGDPGTAALRETTARLAGAGAAAGIHLICLAETPAASPTSPVDATYDAACRASIAFRECGAVAMLSGDVATALRLLRTAGGQAAGHGAVAAVDAVSAAWAERFGRALAPLRDEGSAALAGRPTTAALPPSARLLDELGLARATPASLMARWASTADHQPGASAPAAVPPSRADLETPGSGRTLSTGPRVGPQRTVTPDGHRSQDTSASGRTPHPGAGEGGSGRTAYPGAAEDRGSGRTPHPRADTRDSGRTLYPGTDDLDHGHTPYPAAEAHGSGRTPYPAPTAPRVGPQAGEAQVSCPPHAGRPVLVLGAGPRGALSVDLADEGPHLLIEGPAGSGRTELLRAIAASLASAARPDRLGILLVDGAGGKPEERDSSAPGLLPCTELPHVFTHLVASDPVRMREFAQALGGELKRRAELLGPLDFTAWHARQAEAAQRQEEPRRIVGQRPPSGAERRGDLDSPASGTLRLRHVAARTPDPGPSPLPRLVVLADDFDALVAPGLGSPGRPSAGSVVRALEAVARDGGRLGVHLVATSARPDRTEDTELARGARLRIVLDAPVLPPSPDEPAPGRGRLGHPDGRVTPFQGGRVTGRIPRTATLRPTVVPLEWERMGDPPTRRPVRELGNGPTDLALLASALERAARSVNAERLPPLIPFPP
- a CDS encoding IS110 family transposase, translating into MIDTSGVGVFLGLDVGKTAHHGHGLTPAGKKVFDKPLPNSEPKLRAVFDKLRDKFGTVLVVVDQPASIGALPLAVARDAGCHVAYLPGLAMRRIADLYPGEAKTDAKDAAVIADAARTMPRTLRSLELTDEITAELTVLVGFDQDLAAEATRTSNRIRGLLTQFHPSLERVLGPRLDHQAVTWLLERHGSPAALRKAGRRRLVELIRPKAPRMAQRLIDDVFDALDEQTVVVPGTATLDVVIPSLARSLAAVHEQRRALEAQINELLEAHPLSQVLTSLPGVGVRTAAVLLVTVGDGSSFPSAAHLASYAGLAPATKSSGTSIHGEHAPRSGNRQLKRAMFLSAFAALHDPASRTYYDRCRARGKTHTQALLRLARHRISVLFAMLRDGTFYEARQPEVAAA
- a CDS encoding ABC transporter substrate-binding protein, producing MRTTLSIRRAALVLTAVGALALTGCGDGGGSKKSGDGTDKGTDSAPTVTLPKLDGENISVAAVWTGPEQANFTKVLGEFEKRTGAKVTFVPAQDPIVNFLGTKIAGGQPPDVAMIPQVGAIQQAVAKKWAKPVGDEAKAQLTKNYAKVWQDLGAVDGTQYGVYFKAANKSLIWYNAAAFDNAGASEPKTWKDFITTAETISASGVTPVSVAGADGWTLTDWFENVYLSQAGPEKYDQLAKHEIPWTDPSVKDALTTLAELFGKPELIAGGADGALQTEFPTSVTQTFTGGDQPKGAMVFEGDFVSINIAQTEAKIGTDAKVFPFPAVGSDSPVVTGGDAAVALKDSKGAQALLTWLASADAAKIWAEAGGFISPNKSLDVAAYPNDVQRTMAEALVAAGDDVRFDMSDQAPQSFGGTPGKGEWKILQDFLKNTKDIAGAQQKLESEAAKAYKS
- a CDS encoding carbohydrate ABC transporter permease; the protein is MTGTRRVIAAAFLLPALVLLGALVLYPIGYSVYRSFFDQAGTSFAGIDNYTALFTDDTILTAVKNNAIWVVFAPTVATALGLIFAVLTERIRWGTAFKLIVFMPMAISMLAAGIIFRLVYDQAPERGVANAVAVGVHDTFNESAGYPKARPLPVHPLEKGAGGSFVSKEPVRAGESVQVPLVGVAPGKMPGDARPAKAAPAAKGDEITGTAWLDFTRGGGGKPNVVDPEELGLKGLKIEAVRDGRVVATATAGADGVFTLPASADGAQLRLPADNFREPYNGVDWLGPSLVTPAIIGSYVWMWAGFAMVLIAAGLAGLPRELLEAARVDGANEWQVFRRITVPMLAPVLAVVLVTLMINVLKVFDLVFIIAPGSSQDDANVLALQLYRSSFGTDADLGIGSAIAVLLLLLVLPVMLFNIRRMRKEARR